In the Nilaparvata lugens isolate BPH chromosome 9, ASM1435652v1, whole genome shotgun sequence genome, one interval contains:
- the LOC120353156 gene encoding protein pxr-1-like, which translates to MGLPNTFLHILCLLIAISALNRYDGVNAEGEQRNLNPEDAAPPGFPFPPKGLNIHQLTPTVGNDVTKRLFIHNNGKASKKEKKEKKDTEKEISKQTGYPSKPTMGLFTHNNGKASKKDKKEKKDTDKEISKQTGSPSKPTMGLFTHNNGKAMKKEKKEKKDTEKEISMQTGSPSKPTMGLFTHNNGKASKKEKKEKKDTEKEISMQTGSPSKPTMGLFTHNNGKASLFSCLCPAEWFHYSKIPYYASKNSHAAQ; encoded by the exons ATGGGACTTCCCAACACATTTCTACACATTCTATGTCTGCTCATAGCCATATCTGCTTTAAATA GATACGATGGAGTGAATGCAGAGGGTGAACAACGGAATCTGAATCCTGAAGATGCAGCACCACCAGGTTTTCCATTTCCACCGAAAGGACTGAATATTCACCAACTGACACCAACTGTGGGGAATGACGTCACAAAGAGACTCTTCATTCACAACAATGGCAAAGCATccaagaaggaaaagaaggagaaaaaagacaCTGAGAAGGAAATCAGCAAGCAGACAGGATATCCTTCAAAGCCAACCATGGGTCTATTCACTCACAACAATGGTAAAGCTTCCAAGAAGGacaaaaaggagaaaaaggacaCTGATAAGGAAATCAGCAAGCAGACAGGAAGTCCCTCAAAGCCAACCATGGGTCTATTCACCCACAACAATGGCAAAgcaatgaagaaggagaaaaaggaaaagaaggacACTGAGAAGGAAATCAGCATGCAGACAGGAAGTCCCTCAAAGCCAACCATGGGCCTATTCACCCACAATAATGGCAAAGCAtcaaagaaggagaaaaaggaaaagaaggacACTGAGAAGGAAATCAGCATGCAGACAGGAAGTCCCTCAAAGCCAACCATGGGCCTATTCACCCACAACAATGGCAAAGCATCTCTTTTCTCATGCCTCTGCCCCGCAGAGTGGTTTCACTACTCCAAAATTCCCTACTATGCCTCCAAAAATTCCCATGCCGCCCAATAG